From Betta splendens chromosome 3, fBetSpl5.4, whole genome shotgun sequence, the proteins below share one genomic window:
- the rnaset2 gene encoding ribonuclease T2 isoform X2, which produces MECSKDMKLSSPLLLFLAVGLSSAFVLSSPLPWPKLILTHSWPSSFCSIEHCESNISHWTLHGLWPSKGAFCNSSWHFNSSEIQDLLPDLKISWPDLENPFSTEFWKYEWHKHGTCAAKAVSLNSQHKYFSKALELYHKVDLNGILKKFNIIPSENYYTFAEIEKVIDTFYGFTSKIQCYHQSKNAEFQTLGQIEICFNPDFNLMDCEKQETLSKGAWYNPVAVDKTSGLSVCDQNTPVYYPPPL; this is translated from the exons ACATGaagctctcctctcctctcctgctcttcctggCAGTGGGACTgtcctctgcctttgttctcTCGTCTCC ACTACCGTGGCCCAAACTGATCCTGACCCATTCATGGCCCAGCAGCTTCTGTTCC atTGAACATTGTGAATCCAACATTAGCCACTGGACACTACATGGACTCTG GCCAAGCAAAGGGGCGTTTTGCAATTCATCGTGGCATTTCAACTCTTCTGAGATACAG gacCTGCTTCCAGACTTGAAGATAAGTTGGCCTGACTTGGAAAACCCCTTTTCTACTGAATTCTg GAAGTATGAGTGGCACAAACATGGCACATGTGCAGCCAAAGCAGTTTCTCTGAATAGTCAACATAAATACTTCAGCAAAGCACTGGAGCTGTACCACAAAGTGGATTTGAATGG caTCCTGAAGAAGTTTAACATCATCCCTTCTGAAAATTACTACACA TTTGCAGAAATTGAAAAAGTCATAGACACCTTCTATGGCTTCACGTCTAAGATCCAGTGCTACCATCAGTCAAAG AATGCTGAGTTCCAGACTTTGGGGCAGATTGAGATCTGTTTCAACCCCGACTTCAACCTCATGGATTGTGAAAAGCAGGAAACTCTATCCAAGGGCGCCTGGTACAATCCTGTGGCTGTTGACAAGACATCTGGGCTCAGTGTGTGCGACCAAAATACACCAGTTTATTACCCACCTCCATTATAA
- the rnaset2 gene encoding ribonuclease T2 isoform X3: MKLSSPLLLFLAVGLSSAFVLSSPLPWPKLILTHSWPSSFCSIEHCESNISHWTLHGLWPSKGAFCNSSWHFNSSEIQDLLPDLKISWPDLENPFSTEFWKYEWHKHGTCAAKAVSLNSQHKYFSKALELYHKVDLNGILKKFNIIPSENYYTFAEIEKVIDTFYGFTSKIQCYHQSKNAEFQTLGQIEICFNPDFNLMDCEKQETLSKGAWYNPVAVDKTSGLSVCDQNTPVYYPPPL, translated from the exons ATGaagctctcctctcctctcctgctcttcctggCAGTGGGACTgtcctctgcctttgttctcTCGTCTCC ACTACCGTGGCCCAAACTGATCCTGACCCATTCATGGCCCAGCAGCTTCTGTTCC atTGAACATTGTGAATCCAACATTAGCCACTGGACACTACATGGACTCTG GCCAAGCAAAGGGGCGTTTTGCAATTCATCGTGGCATTTCAACTCTTCTGAGATACAG gacCTGCTTCCAGACTTGAAGATAAGTTGGCCTGACTTGGAAAACCCCTTTTCTACTGAATTCTg GAAGTATGAGTGGCACAAACATGGCACATGTGCAGCCAAAGCAGTTTCTCTGAATAGTCAACATAAATACTTCAGCAAAGCACTGGAGCTGTACCACAAAGTGGATTTGAATGG caTCCTGAAGAAGTTTAACATCATCCCTTCTGAAAATTACTACACA TTTGCAGAAATTGAAAAAGTCATAGACACCTTCTATGGCTTCACGTCTAAGATCCAGTGCTACCATCAGTCAAAG AATGCTGAGTTCCAGACTTTGGGGCAGATTGAGATCTGTTTCAACCCCGACTTCAACCTCATGGATTGTGAAAAGCAGGAAACTCTATCCAAGGGCGCCTGGTACAATCCTGTGGCTGTTGACAAGACATCTGGGCTCAGTGTGTGCGACCAAAATACACCAGTTTATTACCCACCTCCATTATAA